The following are encoded in a window of Impatiens glandulifera chromosome 5, dImpGla2.1, whole genome shotgun sequence genomic DNA:
- the LOC124938474 gene encoding cellulose synthase-like protein E1 produces the protein MLGLIVMFYAMVEATRFSFHWLPYCRKFNVQTRSPAAYFASQPEFDTSGQADHFATIRVSQPNVHFDFDMYEKEMILFCQKLYQEMAEKISRSTKLGKITEDLQQHKGFSKWNSDHSSRHDHDTILQILIDGETRMLRIMKG, from the exons ATGCTGGGTCTGATTGTCATGTTCTATGCAATGGTGGAGGCAACTCGCTTCTCCTTCCATTGGCTGCCTTATTGCAGGAAATTCAATGTCCAGACTCGCTCTCCTGCGGCCTATTTTGCTTCTCAACCGGAGTTTGACACTTCCGGTCAGGCAGATCACTTTGCAACAATCAGAGTAAGTCAACCCAATgttcattttgattttgatatgtatgaaaaggaaatgattttgttttgtcAGAAATTATACCAAGAAATGGCAGAGAAAATCTCAAGATCAACGAAACTGGGAAAAATTACAGAAGATTTGCAGCAGCACAAAGGATTCTCGAAATGGAATTCTGATCATTCTTCCCGACATGATCATGATACCATACTTCAG ATATTAATTGACGGAGAGACCCGAATGCTAAGGATAATGAAGGGATAG